A window of Hymenobacter siberiensis genomic DNA:
CCCTGAAAGCGGCGCAGCTTGCCCGCGTCCGGGCCGGTAAGCGTGAAAATGGTGTCGGTCCAGAGCCAGCTGTCGCGCACCGAATCCCGGCCCATCAGGCGCAGGGAGTGCAGGTGTCCATCCTGCTCATAAGTAGAATCGGCCCGAAGGCGGTGCTTTGCCAATTCCAGTTCATGCCGACTGAGCAGTTGGGTTTGCAGCTCCTGCCGCCACACGGCCGTGCGGCCAATGCACAGCGACTTGCTCGAATCCTGAGCCGTGTACACGGCCCGGTCCCGAGCCGGAAAAACTGCCATATCGGCTGCCTGGGCCGGAAATGGCTGCGCAAAACGCACCTCCAGCCCCTCATCACAAGCCGTCAGAAGCAGGCCGGCCCCAACCAGCCAGCTACCATATAAAAATCGGGAAACCATCATGCCCATTCATCCCTGACCACCGAAAAAGCAACCTGCTGCTTCTGAACCGTTTCCCCGCTCTTTCGGAGTTGCACTCCGAAAGCCCCCGGCCGCGGAGTTGCACTCCGCCCCCGCACGGCAGCAGTTACCCAACGTTGGGGGCTACAAGCCCCCCGGCAGAGTAGGCTTTCGGAGTACAACCCCGAAAGAGCAAAGCAGGCACTTTTTTTACAAGTATTTCACCAGCAGCGCCACCAGCTTCTTCACACGGCTCGTGTAAGGCGGGTACATGGCCTTGATGCCGGTGAAGCCCACGCGCTGCCGCATCACCCCCTTCTCGTTGCTGAACGCCAGGAAGCCGGCGTAGCCGTGCGCCTTGCCGAGGCCGGAGTTGCCCACGCCGCCGGTGGGCAGCTCGGGGTGAGCGAAGTGCAGCACGGTTTCGTTCACACCCGCGCCACCGGCCGAAATGTTGTCGAGCAGGTAGCGGCGGTTTTCGGCGCTGGTAGTGAACACGTACTGCGCCAACGGCTTAAGGCGGGCATTAACGTAAGCGGCCGTTTCGCTCAGGTTTTTGAAAGTGAGCACGGGCAGCAGCGGGCCAAAAATCTCCTCTTCCAGCACGCGGGCCGTGGCCGGCACGTTGGTCAGAATGGTGGGCTCGATGTAGTTCTGGCCCTGGTCCAGGGTGCCACCCGTGACCACGGTAGCGCCCTGGACCAGGGCATCTTCGAGCAGGCCGGCGAGGCGGGCGAAGTGCTGCCCGTTCACGATGCGGGCCAGCGAATCGGACTGCTCGATGCCGGCCCCGGCCGGGTTGTAGGCCCGCTGAATGGCGGCCGTGAGCTCCGTGAGCAGCGCGGGCTGCACGCTTTCCTGCACTAGCAGGTAGTCAGGGGCCACGCAGGTCTGGCCGTTGTTGAGGAACTTGCCCCACACGATTTTCTCGGCCGCGTCGCGCAGGTCGGCGGTGGCGTCCACCACGGCGGGGTTTTTGCCGCCCAGCTCCAGCGTCAGGCCCGAAAGGTGCTCGGCCGCGGCGCGCATCACAATCTTGCCCACCGCCGGGCTGCCGGTGAAGAAGATATGGTCCCAGGGCAGCTTCAGCAGCTCGGTGGCGGTTTCCTTGCCGCCTTCCAGCAACAGCACTTCATCGGGCCGGAACAGGTCTTTGCACAGCTGGCGCAGCAGCGCGGAGGTAGCGGGCGTCTGCTCGGCGGGCTTGATGACCACGGCGTTGCCGGCCGCGATGGCCGATATCAGCGGCCCCACGGCCAAGTAAAACGGGTAGTTCCAGGGTGCGATGATGAGCACCACGCCCTTGGGCTCCACCTGCACCCAGGAGCGGGTGCCCAGCAGGGCCATGCTCGCGCCCACTTTGCGCGGGGCCATCCACTTTTTGAGGTGGCTGCTGGTGTGCTTGAGCTCGACCAGCGAGGTCCAGATTTCCGTTAAGTCAGTTTCGGCCGTGGGCTTGCGAAAATCGGTGAGAAGCGCCTGCTGAATGTCGGTGCGGTGCGCGTGCAGCCAGCTGCTGAGCTTTTGCAGGCGGGCGCGGCGGGCCGCCACGTCCTCGGCGCGCAGGGCGGGCGTGCGCAGGCGCAGGGCATCAAACTGCGCCTGAAACTCGTTGGCCGGCTTTGCGGCAGCGCCGGGCACTTCGGCAGCATTATTCACTAAAACAGCAGGTTGCATGATAATCGCCATTAGTTGCACCAGCCTTCGTGGCCAGTCCCGCAGAAAGATACGCGGCTTGCACAACATTTCGGGTAGCCATGCGTCTGTGCAGTCGGTTTTGGGCTGCCGGTATATCCAACGTTAAGTAGGTATTACCTTTGCGGCTTACTATTTGGGCTCCGGTCCGCGTTTTTTCATTCTATACCACCCGCCTCGCCGGCGCTAAATCCGGCCCGGCCCGCTGATATTACTGGTACTTTTTTTCGTGATTTCTCTTTATCCCCGCCGCACTTCGCGGCTGTTTTTTGCGCTGCTCGTTCCCCTGCTGGCCCATTCGGCCGGCCCTGCGCAGGCCCGGGAGCTGGCAGCGCCAGCTGCGGATTCGGCCATTGCCACTGCCCTGCCAGCCGACACGCTGGCCGCCGAAGCCCAGAAGCCGAAGCCGACCCGCCTGACGCCCCTGCCGATGGACTCGCTGCCGCACATCCACCCGCGCGACGCCAAGGGCCGCATCACCGACTACACCGTGGCTCCGGGCGTGACCTGGCACTACGACAAGCCCAAACCATTCGAGTGGGCCTACCACATTCCGCGCGATTTGGGGCAGTTTCCCGGCTTCGCGTTCCGCAAGGAGAACAAGGAAACGCTTATTGAGCTGGCGGCCGGCTCGGTGGCGCTGTGGGTGGCCGACCAGTACCTCGTCGACTGGAGCCAGGATGTGGGCAAGCGCATTGGCCTGAAAGCGGCCAGCACCCAGAAAACGTTGATTTATATTCCCTTCAACGTGGGCTCGGCCAATTTACCCTTCGAGTTCAACGTGCCCGACAACCTCAACAGCACGTTTTACTTCCTCGGCGATGGCTGGACGCACCTCACCGTGGCCAGCAGCTTCTGGATTTACGGCGGCATTAAGAAGGACAACCGGGCCCTACGTACCTCCAGCCAGCTGGGCGAGGCCATTTTCAGCACCGGCCTGGTGGTGCAAACCATGAAGCGCCTCACCGGCCGTCAAAGCCCCTACGTGGCCACTAAGGAACGGGGCGAGTGGCACCTGTTTCCGTCGTACAACACCTACCAGAACTTCGTCCCGAACTACGACGCCTTCCCCACCGGCCACCTGGCCACGGCCATGGCCACGGTCACGGTTATCGCCGAAAACTACCCCGAATACCACTTCATCCGGCCCGTGGGCTACGGCCTGATGGGCCTGCTGGGCTACTCCATGCTCAACAACGGCGTGCACTGGGCCTCCGACTACCCGGTGGGCATCGCACTGGGCTACGCATTTGCCAAAATTGCGGTGCGCAACGGCCGCACCCGCGTCGAGCAGCCCGAGGCCACCGACCCAACCGTACACGGCACTGGCTTCCGGCTGCTGTCGCACCCCAAGCCGTGGTATCGCCGGGGCTTGTTTTCGCCCTACGCCTACGGGCCGTTCACGGGGGCCAGCTGGTCGCTGCGCCTCTGAGCCCCGCAATCCCAATCGACGGCTTTTATCGTTGATTATTGACCCGGCGCTGGCCTGCGTTCTTTTTAATCCGCTATTCTATGCCTGATTTTCTTTCCAGTTTTCCCAACCCGGACCTGACTACCTGCCAGGCCGAGCTTACCCGGCAGCTGGCCCTGCTGGGCCGCCACTGGCCCACCTTTGCCGAGGCTGAGCTGGCGGAGCTACCCGGCCCCGGCCGCTGGAGCCGCAAGGAAATCCTGGGTCACCTCATCGACTCAGCCACGCATAACTACCAGCGCTTTGTGACGGCGCAGCTCGCCCCGCCCCCGCTCCGCCTCGAACCCTACGATCAGGAAGCCTGGGTGCGCATCGGGGCCTACCAGCACCGCCCGGCCATCGAGCTGCTCGCGCTCTGGACCAGCCTCAACCATCAGATTCTGCACCTGCTGGCCCGCCTGCCCGAGGCCCTGCTCGACCACGAGTGCCTCTCGCTCAACGCCAACCCCGTCACCCTGCACTGGCTCATTGCCGACTACGTGCTGCACCTGGAGCACCATATCCGGCAGATTATCAATCATTGAGTAGCCCACAAAAAAATCCCACTCCTGATTTGGAGCGGATTTTTTTTGTGGGCCTGTCATTCCGACGCGGGAGGAATCTGGTTTACACAGTTGGACGAATTTACCAGATTCCTCCCGCGTCGGAATGACAATTCCGGCCTACTTGAACAAGCCTTTTTTCACGGTGCGGTTACCGTTTTCGTCGATTTTAATCTTCGTGCCGTCGGCGCGCTTGATTTTCACCGAGCCATCGTCACTGCGCTTGATTTTAGCGCCGTTTTCGTACTTCACTTTGTGGTCGCCGTCGTTCTGGTTTTCCAGCTTCTTCACGCCCGAGCCCTGGCCCACGCTGCTGCCGGTGCGGCCGGCAGTGGTTGTGGTGGTGATTACCGTGCCGGGGGTCAGCGAGTAGGGGCCGTCGCCGTAGTTGGCGCGGTTCGAGGAGTAGGTGTTATAGTAGTCCGGGCTGTTCAGGTCGGTGCGGATGGTGTTATCCGCCTCGTCGTTTACCTGGCGGATAGCGGCGTAGCGGCCGGTGGTATCCGTAGCGTACTGGGTCTGCAGGGCGTTCAGCTTGCGGCCCCGGGTGTAGTAGGTTTTCTCGATGCGCGTGACCACCACAGTGTCGGTCAGCTTGAGGTCTTCGGCCACGCGGGCGGCCATGCGGCGGGCGTCGTCGTAAGCGGCCATCGTGTCGACGGTGGTGGTGGTGGTGGTGGTTACCGTAGCGTCCGGCGTGGTCGTAGTGGTGGTTTCGACTTTTTTGTCCTGCGTGCAGGAAGCGGTAGCCAGTGCGGCGGCGGCCATCAGACCGAGCAATTTGAAGTTCATGGAATGCACAGATTCAAGAATTAAAAACGGCCATAGAGCCATTTTTAGGGGCTGATACGGTGGCGCTTGCCCACGGGTTATGCGGCCGCGAAACAGGAGTTGAGAGTTATGAGACAAAATCTAGAATATTTCAACTCACAACTTTCAACCCATAACTCTCTTAACTCCTCTAGGCGTTCACCACCGAGCCGCCGTTGGGATGCCGCGTCTGGCTCGAGAAGTACGAAGCGTCTTCCGCAGCCAGGAAGACGTAGGACGGGGCCACTTCTGAGGGCTGGCCGGCGCGGCCCATGGGCACGTCGTGCCCGAACAGCGGCAGCTTCAGCAGGCCAATGCCCGTGATAAAGGGCGTCCAGATAGGGCCCGGAGCTACCGAATTCACCCGAATGCCTTTCTTGATGAGCTGCAGCGACAACGCCCGCGTAAACGCCGTGATGCCCCCCTTGGTGGAGGTGTAGTCCAGCAGCATCTCGTTGCCTTTAAAGCCGTTCACCGAAGCCGTATTGATGATGAAATCGCCTTCCTTAAGGTGCTTCACGGCGGCCCGCGAGATGCGGAACATGGCAATAATATTCAGGTTGAAGATGCTATCCAGCTCCTCAATCCTTGATTTCTTCGAGCGAATCATGCCAGTTCTGCTCGGCCGCGTTATTCACCAGAATGTTTAGTCCGCCGAGCTCGGCCACGGTGCGGTCCACAATTTCCTGGCAGAAGGCGGGGTGCTTCAGGTCGCCGGGTAGCAGCAGGCAGCAGCGGCCGTGGACCTACACTATTTCCCGCACCTTCTCGGCGTCCTGCTGCTCGGCGGGGAAGTAGCAAATGGCCACGTCGGCCCCTTCTACCGCGAAATGCACGGCCATGACCCGGCCCATGCCCTAGTCGCCGCCCGTGATGAGGGCCACCTTGCCCTTCAGCTTTTCGCTCCCCTTGTAGCCTTCGCGAATGTATTCGGGCTCGGGGGTCATCTTGTATTCGAGGCCGGGCTTGCCGGCACCCGCGGCCTGGCTTTGGGGCGGGAAAATGGGGGGCTTGTCAGACATGTATAGGATATTGAGAGAAAATGGATGGTTTCGTTAACGGCCGGCCCTGGCCGGGGTTAAGGCGCGGCCCGTTTCTGCACGGCGTACCTTTGTCGGGGCGCTCGTGCGCCGCGTTTATTCTTTTTGATTTTTTGCCCATGCCTCCTGCCTCGCTCACCCGCCTCAATAAATTCATCAGCGAAAGCGGAATGTGCTCGCGCCGCGAGGCCGACCGCTACATCGCGCAAGGCGCGGTACTGCTCAACGGCAAGCCCGCCCAGATTGGCGACCAGGTAGGCCCGCGCGACCGGGTGAGCGTGAACGGCCATAAGCTGGAGCCCAAGCAGGCCGAAGACGCCGTGTACCTGGCCTTCAACAAGCCGGTGGGCGTGACGAGCACCTCGGAGCCGGGCGTGCGCGGCAACATCGTGGACTACGTAAACCACGCCGCCCGCGTGTTCCCCATCGGCCGGCTCGACAAGGATTCGTCGGGCCTGATTTTCCTGACCAGCGACGGCGACATCGTGAACAAGATTCTGCGGGCCGGCAATCAGCACGAAAAGGAATATGTGGTAACCGTGGACCGCATTCTCACCGACCGCATGCTGGACGAAATGGCCCACGGCATCCCCATGCTGGGCGTGGTCACGAAGCGCTGTGTTATCGTGAAGGAAACGCCCTACATCTTCCGCATCACGCTGGTGCAAGGGCTCAACCGCCAGATTCGGCGCATGGTGGAGCATTTCGGCTACGAAGTGATGAAGCTGGAGCGCGTCCGCATCATGAACGTGAGCCTGAAAGGCCTGCCCGTGGGCGACTGGCGCGAGCTGACCCCGGAAGAAGTGGCCGGCATTATGAAAATGGTGTCCAAATCGAGCGGCACCGAGGAAGCTTCCGGTGGCCGCAGCCCCAAAAAGACCAAAGCCACGCCGCAGGACACGCTCACGAGCGACGGCCGGCCCACCCCGCGCCCCCGCAAGCCCGGCCCGCCCACCATGTACAACCCCTCGGGCACCGGCTGGTGGGGCCCGCGCCCCGAAAAGCCCGGCGCATCCGGCACCAAGCCCGGCCTGGGCGGCACCAAGCGCCCACCCAAAGCCGGCCCCGGCGGCGGCGGCGGTTCGCGCCCCAAAAGCGGCGGCGCAGGCGGCCCCGCCCGGCCCAAAACCGGCACCCTGGGCACCCGCCCGGCCGCCAGCGGCAAGGGCAAATCCGGGGCCGGCCGCAAGGGCCCGGCCCGCCCCCGCTAGGCCGGCGGAATTATCACTGTCCGGTTTGCCGTTTTCCTTCGCATGAAGCACTTTTGCCTGCTGCTTTGCCTCTGGCTGCCCAATGTGGCCGCATGGGCCGCGCCCGCGCCCCTGCTCCCGCCACTCGTCATCGCCGAGCAGTTTGTGGCGCCCGCCGGGTGGGCCACCATGAAAAGCTACCTCTGCTGCGAAGTGGCCAACCAGGCCAAACGCCAGACCCTGGGCCAGCAGATTCCGCCCCGCGTGCAGCGCGCCTGCCAGCTGGTGCGCCAGGACTCGGCCACCGCCGTAGTGGCCGTGGAGCTGCGCGACTCCCTGAGCCGCCGCGACTTCTACCTGCACTTCCACCGCGAAGCCGACGGCTGGAAGCTGTCGGCCATCCGCAACCTGGCCATGACGCACCTGGGGCCGCCCATGGTGGCGCTGCTGGCCGCCATGCCCCCGGCCGAAGTGGCCGACTACAACCGCAAGCACCCCGATGCCAGCCACGCCTTTACCATCGGCAATCTGCGCCTCTGGACCAGCGCCGACGCCGACATTGCCGCCCACTTCTACCAGCACCGGGCGGCTTTTCAGGAAGTGTTGAGCCGGGTGGAGAAGGGCCGGTTTTTCGACCCCGCCATTGCGGCCGACGAAGCCACCGACGAGCAGGCCGCCAACGCCGACCCCGCCGTGCACGCCCTGCTGCGGCAGCTGTACCTGGGCCGCGTCACGCGGCGCGCCACTAGTTGCGGCAGTTGCCTGGCGTTTGTCATCGGCGGCAAAATCGACAGCACGGTGGGCCTGCTCTACCAGTCCGAGCCGGCCCTGCTGCCCGCCATGCAGCCCGATGGCCTCATCGTGCTCCGGCCGCTGGGCGACGGCTGGTACCTCTACAAAACGACTTAATTACCCATGATGAAACCCGACGCTACCCCTCCCCTGGCCGAAAAAGACCAGCTGCACCCGCGCAACCCGCACCGCGCCCCTTACGATTTCCCGCTGCTGAGCAAGACCAGCCCGGAGCTGGCAGCCTTCGCACGCCCCAATCCCCACGGCAGCCTGTCGATTGATTTCGCCAACCCCACCGCCGTAAAAGCCCTTAACCGAGCCCTGCTCAAGCATTTCTACGGCATCGAGCACTGGGATATTCCCAAAGGCTACCTGTGCCCACCCATTCCCGGCCGCGCCGACTATGTGCACTACCTGGCCGACTTGCTGGCCGAAAGCAACGGCGGCGTGCTCCCGCCCGGCGAAGAAATAACAGTACTGGACGTGGGCGTGGGCGCCAACTGCATTTACCCCATCATCGGCCGGCGCGAATACGGCTGGCACTTCGTGGGTTCCGACATCGACGGCGTGGCCGTACGCGCCGCCCAGCAGATTGAAGCCGCCAACCCCAGCCTGGCCGGGTCCATCGAAGCACGCCTGCAACCGTCCCGCACCCGCATTTTCGACGGCCTCATCCAGGCCGGCGAAGTATTCGACCTCACGATGTGCAACCCGCCGTTCCACGCCTCGGCAGCGGCGGCGGCGGCAGGCTCGCAGCGCAAAACGACTGGCCTGGGCACCGGGCGCGGCCCCCGGCCGGTCCTGAACTTCGGCGGTCAGAACAACGAATTGTGGTGCGAGGGCGGCGAGGCCGGCTTCATCCGGCGTATGGTGCAGGAAAGCGGCCGGCGGCCCCGCGCCAGCTATTGGTTCACGTCGCTCGTTTCCAAAAAAGAAACCCTGCCCGGCCTGTACCGTGCCCTGCAAACGGCCGGCGCCACCACCGTTCGGACCATCGAAATGGCCCAAGGCCAGAAAAAAAGCCGCCTCGTAGCCTGGACATTTCTCTCGCTCGCGCAGCAGGAAGCCTGGCGAAAAACCCGGTGGGCGGCGGCGCAATAGTGCTATCTCACTGCGGCCTTTGTATATTGCGTATCTTCGTAACAATACACCCGTCTGCGCACTTCTACTACTCCAATTAGAAGGGCCGGACACAACAGATTTAGCAGCAAAAAACTATGGGTAGGTCTCAAGAGACATTTGGTAAGAAAGAC
This region includes:
- a CDS encoding SDR family oxidoreductase codes for the protein MIRSKKSRIEELDSIFNLNIIAMFRISRAAVKHLKEGDFIINTASVNGFKGNEMLLDYTSTKGGITAFTRALSLQLIKKGIRVNSVAPGPIWTPFITGIGLLKLPLFGHDVPMGRAGQPSEVAPSYVFLAAEDASYFSSQTRHPNGGSVVNA
- the rluF gene encoding 23S rRNA pseudouridine(2604) synthase RluF, encoding MPPASLTRLNKFISESGMCSRREADRYIAQGAVLLNGKPAQIGDQVGPRDRVSVNGHKLEPKQAEDAVYLAFNKPVGVTSTSEPGVRGNIVDYVNHAARVFPIGRLDKDSSGLIFLTSDGDIVNKILRAGNQHEKEYVVTVDRILTDRMLDEMAHGIPMLGVVTKRCVIVKETPYIFRITLVQGLNRQIRRMVEHFGYEVMKLERVRIMNVSLKGLPVGDWRELTPEEVAGIMKMVSKSSGTEEASGGRSPKKTKATPQDTLTSDGRPTPRPRKPGPPTMYNPSGTGWWGPRPEKPGASGTKPGLGGTKRPPKAGPGGGGGSRPKSGGAGGPARPKTGTLGTRPAASGKGKSGAGRKGPARPR
- a CDS encoding aldehyde dehydrogenase family protein, whose amino-acid sequence is MNNAAEVPGAAAKPANEFQAQFDALRLRTPALRAEDVAARRARLQKLSSWLHAHRTDIQQALLTDFRKPTAETDLTEIWTSLVELKHTSSHLKKWMAPRKVGASMALLGTRSWVQVEPKGVVLIIAPWNYPFYLAVGPLISAIAAGNAVVIKPAEQTPATSALLRQLCKDLFRPDEVLLLEGGKETATELLKLPWDHIFFTGSPAVGKIVMRAAAEHLSGLTLELGGKNPAVVDATADLRDAAEKIVWGKFLNNGQTCVAPDYLLVQESVQPALLTELTAAIQRAYNPAGAGIEQSDSLARIVNGQHFARLAGLLEDALVQGATVVTGGTLDQGQNYIEPTILTNVPATARVLEEEIFGPLLPVLTFKNLSETAAYVNARLKPLAQYVFTTSAENRRYLLDNISAGGAGVNETVLHFAHPELPTGGVGNSGLGKAHGYAGFLAFSNEKGVMRQRVGFTGIKAMYPPYTSRVKKLVALLVKYL
- a CDS encoding phosphatase PAP2 family protein, with the protein product MISLYPRRTSRLFFALLVPLLAHSAGPAQARELAAPAADSAIATALPADTLAAEAQKPKPTRLTPLPMDSLPHIHPRDAKGRITDYTVAPGVTWHYDKPKPFEWAYHIPRDLGQFPGFAFRKENKETLIELAAGSVALWVADQYLVDWSQDVGKRIGLKAASTQKTLIYIPFNVGSANLPFEFNVPDNLNSTFYFLGDGWTHLTVASSFWIYGGIKKDNRALRTSSQLGEAIFSTGLVVQTMKRLTGRQSPYVATKERGEWHLFPSYNTYQNFVPNYDAFPTGHLATAMATVTVIAENYPEYHFIRPVGYGLMGLLGYSMLNNGVHWASDYPVGIALGYAFAKIAVRNGRTRVEQPEATDPTVHGTGFRLLSHPKPWYRRGLFSPYAYGPFTGASWSLRL
- the rlmF gene encoding 23S rRNA (adenine(1618)-N(6))-methyltransferase RlmF → MMKPDATPPLAEKDQLHPRNPHRAPYDFPLLSKTSPELAAFARPNPHGSLSIDFANPTAVKALNRALLKHFYGIEHWDIPKGYLCPPIPGRADYVHYLADLLAESNGGVLPPGEEITVLDVGVGANCIYPIIGRREYGWHFVGSDIDGVAVRAAQQIEAANPSLAGSIEARLQPSRTRIFDGLIQAGEVFDLTMCNPPFHASAAAAAAGSQRKTTGLGTGRGPRPVLNFGGQNNELWCEGGEAGFIRRMVQESGRRPRASYWFTSLVSKKETLPGLYRALQTAGATTVRTIEMAQGQKKSRLVAWTFLSLAQQEAWRKTRWAAAQ
- a CDS encoding DinB family protein is translated as MPDFLSSFPNPDLTTCQAELTRQLALLGRHWPTFAEAELAELPGPGRWSRKEILGHLIDSATHNYQRFVTAQLAPPPLRLEPYDQEAWVRIGAYQHRPAIELLALWTSLNHQILHLLARLPEALLDHECLSLNANPVTLHWLIADYVLHLEHHIRQIINH